AGGGAACAAGGTAATGGTAGCTTCAGCCACTCCGCCTTTGCGGACGATCTCCAGCTTGCCGCCGATGAACGAATTCATCTCCCGGGCGAATTGGTGGACCGGCACAGGCGCGGCTTCTGACTTGAGCGGTGCTGTAATTCCGTGCCGCAGGGATAATTGGCCCGCCGTTACAACCTCCGGCTCCTTAGTTGCCCCTTCGCCAGCGGGCATAGGATCTTCTGCAAGCACGGTCTCCTTCAATGCGGCAGGCACTAACGCGGCAACAGGAGTGGAATCCTCAGGTGCAGTTACCGCTGCGGAATTGCCAGCTGCAGCCGCTGCCTCCAGCATGGAACGAGTGCTCGCTGAAGCCCCCAATAGCCTGCGGACATCCGCTGCCAAATCTGCCTTGCTATACATTTCCGCCTTAGGCTCGCTTCCCGTTGCCTGTTTAAGTGGCACCGCTGGAGCATCAACAACTGCTGGAGCCTTGTTAGCCATGGACTTGTGATTAACAGGTGCACTCTCCGCCATAATAGCCGAGAATTGATTCAGAAGCGCCGCTCCTTTGACAGCTGTCTCCTGATCTTCGCTGACCGCTGCCGTCTGAACCAGCTGTACCAGGCTGTTCAGTTCATCCTGAACGGCAAAACGCAGGGTTTCCGGGTTGCTGGCAAGCGGGGATAAAGTAACGGCTGTCTCCGACGCAGCTTCAGCTCCATTCTGCTGCACCGTAGCAGTGTTGCTGTTGAGGAGGGCCGGTACCTGAAGCAGCCAGCCCTGAAGCGCTGCAAGCAAGCCCGGGTCAGCCTCCAGACTGCTGTCCAGCTTCTCCAGATCCTGCTTAATGCCTTCCAGCAGGGGGGCTGTCTGCGTATCCGCATTTCCTGCATCCTCTGCTTTGGTCTGCACGGCACTCAGAAGCCCCTGCAGCAAAGCGGCCAGATTAGCAGCAGCAGGAGCCGTCGTTGCCGGAGCAGCTGCGGGCGTGCCGCCCATGCTCTGAACCAGCGTCTGGGCAAAAGGCGCTGCAGAACTGGAAGCCGCTGTGCTTGTTACATTGGCTCCGCTTGCTCCGCCTGTAATAGACGTTGCCGCGCCACCGCCCGCCCCATTACCTGCTGTGAGGGTTTGTGCGATTAGACTCATTGATTTCACCTCCCTTCAAGCGTTTTATTTACCGCCCATCAGACGGTTTAGTATTTGGGCTGCCTGCTTGCTGTCCTTCTTGGTCATCTCTCCCAGAATCGAGGAGCGGACCGTGTCACCTACTGTATTAAGGATAGTAATCACCTTATCCGGGCTGACGCTGTACATGGAGCCGAGCAAGACGGCCGCATCGGCAGCCGGCATCGCCGTGAAGGTCTGACTGAGCTTCTCCTGGTCCAGATTGGCTGAGGTCTTCGCGGGAGCCTCAGCCCCTGTCTCCTGCTTAATTCTGGATTGAAGGGCTGCAATAGCCATATCGGTTGAATTGGTTGTTTCCTTTAGCAGAACCGACACATCCGCCGCTTTTTTAGGGTCCATCTTTTCGAGAATCGCCGTTTTGCTGGCATTGCTCATATTGCTGAAGATCTGCACCATCTCTTCCGTAGTCAGATTCTCCATAATCGGGGCTGCCTTGGAGGCCTTCATTCCGCCATACAGCTTGGCCAGATCCTTCACATTCTTTAGATAAGGATCTTCCTCTTCAGGAGTGGCGGCGGCAGCCTCAGCGGCCTCTGCCTTTAGGCTGTCAATCTGCTGCTGGAGCGCTGCGGACTTATCCGCCTCGGCTGTTCTGGCGTCTTCGGCCTGCTTCAGCTTCTCGGCCTGCTCGGCCAGCTGCGATTTAAGCTCCTTAATCGTGCTCTCCGAGCTGGCAGCCTGCTCCTTGCTTTCCTTTTGCGGATCTTCGCCGGCCTCATCTGCGGCTGCAGGGTCCGGCACCGGATCAGGAACCCACTTCTCTACAATAGGAATCTTGCCCGCAATCTCCAACACGTTATTGCGGATATCCATATTAAATAGAGTCAGCAACACTCCAAGCAGCACAAGCGTGAAGATGATCGGAATCATCAAGAATAAGAAACGCTCTAACTTGCCTGCCGACCCTTCATCTTCAAATTCCATTTCATGATTTGCCACTGGCGGAAGCCTCCCGGGTTAGAGGGATTTCATCGCGAAGCGGACGGTAGCCATCTCATCCAGTTCGTTTTGTTCCCGTAAACTCATATTCTGCAGAAATGCCGTCTGTGCCTTGTCTTTGGCCATAAGCCATACCTTCTCATCCAGCACCTTGGTGCTCAGATGGTTCTGTTTGCTCTGAACCTCCATATGCGCCCGGCTGATATCGGACTGCTTGCGGGCAATGCATCTGTCCAGGTAATCCGCATAATCCTGCATCTCGCGGAGCTTGGCCAGCGGTGTCTTCTGCTGGGCTGCACTTTGCAGAGAGGACATCAGCGCGCTGCGCTGGCTCATTAATTCATCAAGGCTTTTCTCCTGTGCCTGCAGTTCTCCGAGCGCGCTTGAGAGCATCCACTCTGCCTGTGTCTTTTCGTTACCCTTCAAGTCCACCACTTTTTGAAAAGTATAATGGAACCGCATGATCATTCACTCCTCGAGAACTGTGAAATTAAAGACTGCTGGACTTCACTAAGGGTAACCTTCTCATTCACCTTCTGCCGGGTGAATTGCCAAATACTGTCGATATAATGAATGGACTCATCGATTTGGGCATTGGAGCCCCGCTGATAGGCTCCGATATTAATCAGATCCTCGGAGTCCTTGTACACGGCCATCAGACGCTTCACATTCTCTGCCGCGGCAATCTGCTCCTCCGGGGCGATATCCTTCATCACCCGGCTGATGCTTGCCAGCACATCAATGGCCGGGAAGTGCCCTTTGTTGGCAATGCTCCGGTTCAGGACAATATGCCCGTCCAGGATGCCGCGCACCGCATCGGCGATCGGCTCATTCATGTCGTCACCGTCCACCAGTACGGTATAGAAAGCGGTAATTGAGCCTGTAGGCCCCGTCCCTGCCCGCTCCAGCAGCTTGGGCAGGCTGGCGAACACGGAGGGCGTATACCCTCTCATCGCCGGAGGCTCACCTACAGCCAGTCCTACCTCACGCTGGGCCATCGCATAGCGGGTAACCGAGTCCATCATCAGCATGACATTCAGACCGCGGTCACGGAAGTATTCTGCGATGGTAGTCGCAATGAGCGCCCCTTTGATGCGGATCAGCGCCGGCTGGTCCGAGGTGGCTACGATGACTACGGAACGCTGCAGGCCCTCCGGCCCCAGGTCGCGCTCAATGAAATCCAGCACCTCTCTGCCCCGCTCGCCGATCAGGGCAATCACATTCACATCCGCTGACGTATTGCGGGCAATCATCCCCATCAGAGTGCTCTTGCCGACGCCAGAGCCGGCAAAGATACCTACGCGCTGGCCTTTGCCGATGGTCAGCAGCCCGTCAATCGCCCGGACGCCGATGCTGATCGGCTCGGCCACCCGCGGGCGGTTTAGCGGGTTGGCCGGAATATTAAACGTCGAGCTGTGCGGCATTCTGGCCGGAATCAGTGAGCCGTCGAGCGGCTGTCCGAGACCGTCCAGAACCTTGCCCAGCAGCTCCGAGCCGACTTGGACGCTCAGCGGCTTGCCGGTGCCAACCACATCACAACCGGGGCCGATGGCCTGCAGTTCCCCCAGCGGCATGAGCAGCACCTTGTTGTCGCGGAATCCGACCACCTCAGCCTGGAGCGGCTTCGTGCCTTTGGCCGGATAGATGTAACACACATCCCCGATGCTGGCATCCGGTCCTTCCGACTCGACCATCAGCCCGATCACCTGGGTAACCTTGCCGTTGATGCGGACCGGATCGAAGTTACGCAGCTGTTCTTTATATTTGCCGGTGTCAAGCATCGCTGTCCCCATTTCTCTGCTCATCCGAGTCCAATGCGATGCGCAGCAGCTCCTTCTTGATCTCGGCAAGCTGCGTATCGACGCGTGCGTCAATGCTGCCGAAGGAAGAGCGGATGACACAGCCCTGGTCCTTCACCGTGGAGTCCGGGAGAATCTGCAGCTCCGCCTGCGAGTCCACAGCGAGCGAGAGCTCTTCCCTGGCTGCGTTGACGAAGGCGAACTGGGCAGGAGAGACGCAGAGCGAGATCAGCCCCTGCTCGCGCTTGCGGGCCAGATTCTTACGGATCAGGTCCATGGCGAACTGCGGTTCCACTGTAAGCTGCTTGTCCACAATCTTCTCGGCAATGCTGCAGCTCATCTCCACCAGAAACGGCTCAGCCTCCTGAATAATGACATCCCTTGCCCGGTACGCCTCCTGAAGCACGCTCTGTGCCTCCTCCATCATCTCGGCCATGCGCCGGGACATCTCCAGCTCGGCCTGAGCCAGACCTTCCTGATACCCCTGCTGATAGCCTTCGGCCTTCACCGCTTCGATCAGCAGCTCGTCCTGCTCCCTGCGCTGCCGCCACCATTCTTCAGCTTCCGTCCGTGCTGATTCGATAATATTCTCGGCTTCCTGGGAGGCGCTGCGGACCTGGTCTTCAGCGAACTCCTGAGCGTCCTTCAGCATCTGCTTCCGGGCCTGCTCCGCCGCTTCTCCGGCCGGGTCCGCCTCGCGGCTATCCCCGGCAGCCTCATCCTGAGCAGGCTCTTCAGCAAGTCCTGCATGATGTCTGGCCTGCTCCAGCCGCTTCAGCACATCAACAGGAATATATTGAGAATGTTTGATCAGCTTAGACAATAATGTCATCTCCTCCGCCACGGGCGATGATAATTTCGCCGGATTCCTCAAGTCTGCGGATCGTGCCTACGATGCGGGTCTGCGCTTCTTCCACATCACGCAGCCGTACCGGACCCATATATTCCATTTCCTCGCGGAAGGTCTCGGCCATACGCTTGGACATGTTGCGGAAGATAACGTCCCGCACCTCTTCGCTGGCGACCTTGAGCGCCAGCTGCAGATCGGCATTGTCGATATCCTTGATAATCCGCTGGATGGACCGGTTGTCCACATTGACGATATCCTCGAAGACGAACATCCGCTTCTTGATCTCTTCCGCCAGCTCCGGGTCCTGAATTTCCAGGGAATCCAGAATGGTACGCTCTGTACCGCGGTCGACACCGTTCAGAATCTGGACAATCGATTCGATACCGCCTGCATTCGTATAGTCCTGGGTAACGGTTGCCGACAGCTTCTGCTCCAGCACACGTTCGATCTGAGTCACAACCTCCGGAGACGTGCTGTCCATAATCGCAATTCTCCGGGCAACCTCGGCCTGCTTCTCCTGAGGCAGGGAAGACAGGATAGAGGCGGCCTGTTCAAATTGCAGGTATGAGAGTACAAGGGCAATTGTCTGGACATTCTCGTTCTGGATGAAGTTGAGAATCTGATTCGGGTCCGCCTTGCGGGCGAAGTCGAACGGTCTTACCTGGAGTGTCGCCGTGAGCCGGTTGATGACCTCAAGCGCCTTGGCGGAGCCAAGCGCCTTCTCCAGAATCTCCTTGGCATAGTTGATACCGCCTTGCGAGATATACTCCTGGGCGAGACAGATCTGATGGAATTCAGACATGATCAGCTCCTTCTCACTGCTGTCCACCTTGCGGACATTAGCGATTTCCAGGGTGAGCTGTTCGATTTCCTCGTCTCTCAAATGCTTGAATATTTGCGCCGAAACTTCCGGCCCTAATGTGATTAGCAGGATTGCCGCTTTTTGCCGGCCGCTGAGTCCCTGCTGGCTAGCCTTTGCCATTCCTTCACCTCTGTTCTTCAGCAAGCCATGTACGCAGCAGGTTTACGAATTCATCCGGCTTCTTCTTCGCCAGACTTTCCAGCTGCTTGCGGACCTGACTCTCGTTCGTCACGCTGTCCATATTAATAGACGGAAACTCGGTTGGAACCTGCAGCGGAATATCTTCCTCTACCTCTTCCTCCTGCTTGTTCTTGCGGCTGCGGTAGATCAGATAACCGCCGCCTGCACCGACGAGCAGCGCGGCTGCGCCAATCGCCCAGAGCATCCAGTTGGCAAGTCCTCCCGAAGCGGTATCCGCAGCGGTACTGCCAAATTGTTGGGACAATACCGAAACTTTTTTGGTAAGATCGGCGTCTGTATAAGTGACACCCGAATCCGCCAGTGAAGCGCGGACGATGTTGACCAGAATATTTCTGATTGCTCCCGTGGTCGCATCATCCAGAGCATTTTGCCCTGCAGGTGGTTCAACCGCAACATTAATGGTTAAATCTTTTACAGTATATGGGCTGGCAATAATATCCTTAGTGATTCTGCTGACTTCATAATTTCTGGTCTCCGATGTTTCCTCAGAAGAAGAATCACCCGTGCTCGCCCCCGCCGGATAACCTGCAACATCTTCAGAGCCTGTACCTGCCACTCCACCGGATGTGTTCCCTTTACCTGAGTACGTATTGCTGATGATCTGGGAGCTGATCTCGATCCCTTTCATATTCTCAGCGTCTACAGGAACTACGAGGTCTTCCTTCCTGTTCTCTTTATCGAAGTTCAGCTTGGAGAATACCAGAACATCGACTTTATCGGGACCGGTGAGTGTACTGAGGAACTGCTTAACATCCCGTTTGACATCTTCCTCAAATTTCTTCTGCAGCGCGAAGTTCTCTTCAACCTGGCTGGAGACACCGCTCTGACCGCCTCTGGCTGTCGGCCGCAGCTCCACCTCATTATTGGTGATGGTAATGTTGTCGATTGGAAGATTGGGAACAGCCGTCTTCACCAGATTGAAGTATCCGTCAATATTCTCCTGCGACGGTCTGAATCCGGGATCGAAGCTTAGCACAACGGAAGCCTGAGCCTTCTCCTGATCCTCCTGCGCGGCGAACACAGTCTCCTTGGGCAGGGTGACGAGCACCTTGGCGTCCTTAATTCCCTGCATTCTCCGCATGAGCTGTTCCACTTCACCGTTCAGGGCATTGTTGTACTTCACATTGAATTCACTGTCTGTAGTGCCGATCATCGAAGAGGATTCATTGAACACCTTGTAGCCGATGGACCCCTGCTGGACAATCCCCTGCGAGCCGACAGCAATCTTAATGCGCGCAGCATCTGTGCTTGGTACGGATATGCTCTTGCCATCAGGGCTAAGACGGTAAGACACCCCGGATGAATCCAGATAATTCATAACTCCTGCAGAATCCGTGCTGTCCAGATCCTTGAAGGCCACTTCATATTCAACCTTCGTTAACTGCATGGTTGCTACTACGATTACTATTATGATGATAAACAGCGTGGAGAAAAATAATATTTTCTGTTTACCGCTGAATCTGTTCCAATACTGGGTCACCTTCTCCCGGTACTGGGCCAATCTTTCATTCACAGTGTCACCCCATCCGAAACGTAGCTAGGATTATTTAGATTTGCGTTCTCATAATTTCCTGATAGGCTTCTATCACTTTGTTCCGGACTTGTGTAGTCAGCTGCAAACTCAGCAATGCCTGCTGGGACGATATCATCGCTTCGTCAATGTTGACCTCGCCCAGTACAAATTTGTTGCTCATGTCTTTAGCCTGCTGTTCCTGGGCGGCCACCTGATTAAGGGCATCCTCCAGATAGGAGCCGAAGCTCTGCCCTGATTGCTGAACGGCTGAGGAGTTGGCGGCTGCGGGCTTCATTGCGAGCGGCTGCACGGCCTGGCTCCCGATTAATACATTCTGTATCACTTTTTCTCCCCCTAGTTCATCAATTCAACTTACCGTCCGATCTCAAGCGCCTTGACCACCATCGATTTGGAGGCGTTCAGCATCGTAACATTCGCTTCATAAGAACGCGAGGCAGACAGCATGTCCACCATTTCCTTGGTGATATCCACATTCGGCATGTACACATAACCGTTGACATCCGCATCGGGATGGCTGGGGTTGTACACCGGCTTCAGCGGCGAAGTATCGTCGATAATTTCCTTAACCTTGACCCCTTCGCTGCCCCCGCCCATTCGCGATTGGAGGATATTAGAGAAGCTGTCTCCCTGGCCGGTCTCCAGTACTGCAAGCTTGCGGCGGTAAGGAACGGCCTTGCCGTCCACTACAGAGGCTCTAGTAGTCTCCGCGTTTGCGATATTGGACGAGATGATATCCATCCGCAGGCGCTGGGCGGTTAAGGCCGAGGCACTGATTCCAAAGCTGCTGCCAAAATTCATCGCTCATTATCCTCCCTGCACCACTGTACGCATCATTGTGATCTGGCTGTTCAGCTGCTCTATATAAGAGTTGTACCTCAGCTGGTTCTCGGCGCTCAGCGCCTGTTCACGGTCCATATCCACATTATTTCCATTGTTATTCATCGAAGTAGTCTCATCTGTGCTGACAACAGCAGCCGGCATACCGGTCACCGTCCCAAACTGGAAATGACGGGAATCTGATACTTTAGCGCTCAGCGTCGGCTTGAGTCCAAGCTCCTGTTGTCTCAGGATACTCTCAAAGCTTACATCAGAACGTTTAAAATTTGGTGTATCAGCATTTGCTACATTATTAGCGAGAACACTTTGTCGTTTGGTGGCGGCTTCTAGGCCCCCCTGTAATCTTTGAAAGCTGACACTGTTAAGCAAACCCATGGTAATCCCCCTTCCAAACCTATCATAATGAAAAGAATTCCACAACTTCGACCAAAATCCTGCTCTTATTCGACAAATAAAGCCATTTTTTTCATTGAATCGTCGCTTAAAAGTCGAATCATGTCGATGAATGCATCTTATGTCAATCTCACATACATTGATTCTCTTAGAATTTGTATATTATTACAATAAGAAATAAGCCCTATCTTTTCAGAAAAGAGAGGGCTTAAAGCATGTTTTTACAATTTTCTTCCTTTTAAGTTACATATTCTTCTAAAAAATAGCGTAATTTAACTTTTCACGCATGATTTTAGGATCAAATTCGGATAGTTGTAATTCTTATTACCCAGATTTGTTGTTTTGAAGTCTGTCACATTAAAGGATATATTGGCTTAAATCGCGATCCTGGGCGATTCCTGCCAGTTTTTCGCGAACATACTCGGGGGTAATGACCATAGTATCCAAAGTCAGCTCAGGCGCTTCAAACGAAAGATCCTCCAGCAGCTTCTCCAGGATGGTGTGCAGACGCCGCGCTCCGATATTCTCCATATTCTGGTTCACAGAAGCGGCGATTTTGGCAATTTCCTGAATAGCCTCCTTCTGAAACTGGATTTCAATGTTCTCCGTCTGCAGCAGATGCACATATTGTTTCGTTAATGCGTTCTCCGGCTCAGTCAGAATAGATACAAAGTCCTCAAGTGTCAGACTGCTCAGCTCTACACGAATCGGGAAGCGCCCCTGCAGCTCAGGAATCAGATCCGAAGGCTTGGCAATATGAAAAGCCCCTGCGGCGATGAACAGGATATAGTCTGTCTTCACAGGACCGTATTTGGTCATTACCGTCGAGCCTTCCACGATAGGCAGAATATCGCGCTGTACCCCCTCGCGGGATACATCCGGGCCGGAGCCTTTGCCCTGGCTGGCTACCTTATCAATCTCATCGATAAAAATAATCCCGGACTGCTCCGCACGCGCAACGGATTCCTGGATCATATCGTCTGTATCGATCAGTTTGGCCGCTTCATCCTGAATCAGCACCTTG
This region of Paenibacillus sp. FSL K6-1096 genomic DNA includes:
- the flgC gene encoding flagellar basal body rod protein FlgC, which translates into the protein MNFGSSFGISASALTAQRLRMDIISSNIANAETTRASVVDGKAVPYRRKLAVLETGQGDSFSNILQSRMGGGSEGVKVKEIIDDTSPLKPVYNPSHPDADVNGYVYMPNVDITKEMVDMLSASRSYEANVTMLNASKSMVVKALEIGR
- the flgB gene encoding flagellar basal body rod protein FlgB, whose translation is MGLLNSVSFQRLQGGLEAATKRQSVLANNVANADTPNFKRSDVSFESILRQQELGLKPTLSAKVSDSRHFQFGTVTGMPAAVVSTDETTSMNNNGNNVDMDREQALSAENQLRYNSYIEQLNSQITMMRTVVQGG
- the fliG gene encoding flagellar motor switch protein FliG; the protein is MAKASQQGLSGRQKAAILLITLGPEVSAQIFKHLRDEEIEQLTLEIANVRKVDSSEKELIMSEFHQICLAQEYISQGGINYAKEILEKALGSAKALEVINRLTATLQVRPFDFARKADPNQILNFIQNENVQTIALVLSYLQFEQAASILSSLPQEKQAEVARRIAIMDSTSPEVVTQIERVLEQKLSATVTQDYTNAGGIESIVQILNGVDRGTERTILDSLEIQDPELAEEIKKRMFVFEDIVNVDNRSIQRIIKDIDNADLQLALKVASEEVRDVIFRNMSKRMAETFREEMEYMGPVRLRDVEEAQTRIVGTIRRLEESGEIIIARGGGDDIIV
- a CDS encoding flagellar hook-length control protein FliK; protein product: MSLIAQTLTAGNGAGGGAATSITGGASGANVTSTAASSSAAPFAQTLVQSMGGTPAAAPATTAPAAANLAALLQGLLSAVQTKAEDAGNADTQTAPLLEGIKQDLEKLDSSLEADPGLLAALQGWLLQVPALLNSNTATVQQNGAEAASETAVTLSPLASNPETLRFAVQDELNSLVQLVQTAAVSEDQETAVKGAALLNQFSAIMAESAPVNHKSMANKAPAVVDAPAVPLKQATGSEPKAEMYSKADLAADVRRLLGASASTRSMLEAAAAAGNSAAVTAPEDSTPVAALVPAALKETVLAEDPMPAGEGATKEPEVVTAGQLSLRHGITAPLKSEAAPVPVHQFAREMNSFIGGKLEIVRKGGVAEATITLFPENLGQVDVKISMHNGNLVAQFLTQHAGTKDMLEQQMNQLRLALQSQGLQVERLEVSQNSSSPQSQWTGQQGQQAGAGSQQQGRRSRERQEESGDAVLAAELGGEWKDWVSAQQELAQDGGFSAKA
- the fliF gene encoding flagellar basal-body MS-ring/collar protein FliF, producing MNERLAQYREKVTQYWNRFSGKQKILFFSTLFIIIIVIVVATMQLTKVEYEVAFKDLDSTDSAGVMNYLDSSGVSYRLSPDGKSISVPSTDAARIKIAVGSQGIVQQGSIGYKVFNESSSMIGTTDSEFNVKYNNALNGEVEQLMRRMQGIKDAKVLVTLPKETVFAAQEDQEKAQASVVLSFDPGFRPSQENIDGYFNLVKTAVPNLPIDNITITNNEVELRPTARGGQSGVSSQVEENFALQKKFEEDVKRDVKQFLSTLTGPDKVDVLVFSKLNFDKENRKEDLVVPVDAENMKGIEISSQIISNTYSGKGNTSGGVAGTGSEDVAGYPAGASTGDSSSEETSETRNYEVSRITKDIIASPYTVKDLTINVAVEPPAGQNALDDATTGAIRNILVNIVRASLADSGVTYTDADLTKKVSVLSQQFGSTAADTASGGLANWMLWAIGAAALLVGAGGGYLIYRSRKNKQEEEVEEDIPLQVPTEFPSINMDSVTNESQVRKQLESLAKKKPDEFVNLLRTWLAEEQR
- a CDS encoding kinesin, with the translated sequence MANHEMEFEDEGSAGKLERFLFLMIPIIFTLVLLGVLLTLFNMDIRNNVLEIAGKIPIVEKWVPDPVPDPAAADEAGEDPQKESKEQAASSESTIKELKSQLAEQAEKLKQAEDARTAEADKSAALQQQIDSLKAEAAEAAAATPEEEDPYLKNVKDLAKLYGGMKASKAAPIMENLTTEEMVQIFSNMSNASKTAILEKMDPKKAADVSVLLKETTNSTDMAIAALQSRIKQETGAEAPAKTSANLDQEKLSQTFTAMPAADAAVLLGSMYSVSPDKVITILNTVGDTVRSSILGEMTKKDSKQAAQILNRLMGGK
- the fliE gene encoding flagellar hook-basal body complex protein FliE, whose amino-acid sequence is MIQNVLIGSQAVQPLAMKPAAANSSAVQQSGQSFGSYLEDALNQVAAQEQQAKDMSNKFVLGEVNIDEAMISSQQALLSLQLTTQVRNKVIEAYQEIMRTQI
- the fliJ gene encoding flagellar export protein FliJ, producing the protein MRFHYTFQKVVDLKGNEKTQAEWMLSSALGELQAQEKSLDELMSQRSALMSSLQSAAQQKTPLAKLREMQDYADYLDRCIARKQSDISRAHMEVQSKQNHLSTKVLDEKVWLMAKDKAQTAFLQNMSLREQNELDEMATVRFAMKSL
- a CDS encoding FliH/SctL family protein, translating into MSKLIKHSQYIPVDVLKRLEQARHHAGLAEEPAQDEAAGDSREADPAGEAAEQARKQMLKDAQEFAEDQVRSASQEAENIIESARTEAEEWWRQRREQDELLIEAVKAEGYQQGYQEGLAQAELEMSRRMAEMMEEAQSVLQEAYRARDVIIQEAEPFLVEMSCSIAEKIVDKQLTVEPQFAMDLIRKNLARKREQGLISLCVSPAQFAFVNAAREELSLAVDSQAELQILPDSTVKDQGCVIRSSFGSIDARVDTQLAEIKKELLRIALDSDEQRNGDSDA
- the fliI gene encoding flagellar protein export ATPase FliI, coding for MGTAMLDTGKYKEQLRNFDPVRINGKVTQVIGLMVESEGPDASIGDVCYIYPAKGTKPLQAEVVGFRDNKVLLMPLGELQAIGPGCDVVGTGKPLSVQVGSELLGKVLDGLGQPLDGSLIPARMPHSSTFNIPANPLNRPRVAEPISIGVRAIDGLLTIGKGQRVGIFAGSGVGKSTLMGMIARNTSADVNVIALIGERGREVLDFIERDLGPEGLQRSVVIVATSDQPALIRIKGALIATTIAEYFRDRGLNVMLMMDSVTRYAMAQREVGLAVGEPPAMRGYTPSVFASLPKLLERAGTGPTGSITAFYTVLVDGDDMNEPIADAVRGILDGHIVLNRSIANKGHFPAIDVLASISRVMKDIAPEEQIAAAENVKRLMAVYKDSEDLINIGAYQRGSNAQIDESIHYIDSIWQFTRQKVNEKVTLSEVQQSLISQFSRSE